The Corynebacterium camporealensis genome contains a region encoding:
- a CDS encoding protein adenylyltransferase SelO family protein translates to MISHEFDKRLPQLCARAEGEAQPHPQLVQLNEELATELGLDPDWLRSDDGINFLLGRSDEPAHALAYAGFQFGQYNPQMGDGRALLLGEVEANGQLWDLQSKGTGLTPYSRWGSDGRGTLRSMLRECLFSESLHALGIPTTRSLAVISTGRIIQRQYQEEAGVVVRVAASHLRVGTLHLAAQTGDVASVVRWAIERHYPDLDPLDYQGFYRALLQRQASTVAAWQATGFIHGVMNTDNTTLSGQTIDFGPCAFMESYSPDTCFSSIDTHSRYRFGNQPDILAWNLVRAAESMLPLFDDNPNSAIEFAQDCINDYPHTFDAAYRKMLKERLGIDEKLAPAYRHAMETHAPDITHAHLALRDAAQGDRSAIDKLMPNEPFVEQFLDSNPEVPHVPRVIPRPRNVEAALLDLEEYERFLHAVTHPYDACPEYEEPGNLDDYLTYCGT, encoded by the coding sequence ATGATTTCCCACGAGTTCGACAAGCGCTTACCCCAGCTGTGCGCCCGTGCGGAAGGCGAAGCACAACCCCATCCGCAGCTGGTCCAACTCAACGAAGAACTGGCTACAGAACTCGGCCTGGATCCGGACTGGCTGCGCAGCGACGACGGCATCAACTTCCTACTCGGCCGCAGCGATGAACCCGCGCATGCGCTAGCCTATGCCGGCTTCCAATTCGGCCAATACAACCCACAGATGGGCGATGGCCGCGCACTCCTACTCGGGGAAGTCGAAGCCAACGGGCAGCTGTGGGACTTGCAATCCAAAGGTACCGGGCTCACCCCTTATTCCCGCTGGGGGTCCGATGGCCGCGGCACACTGCGTTCCATGCTGCGCGAGTGCCTCTTCTCCGAATCCCTCCACGCTTTAGGTATCCCCACTACTCGTTCCCTGGCAGTCATTTCTACCGGCCGCATCATCCAACGTCAGTACCAAGAAGAAGCCGGCGTAGTCGTGCGCGTGGCGGCTAGCCACCTGCGCGTCGGCACGCTACACCTAGCCGCACAGACCGGCGATGTCGCGTCCGTGGTGCGCTGGGCCATAGAGCGCCACTACCCTGACCTCGACCCACTGGACTACCAGGGCTTCTACCGCGCACTGCTGCAGCGCCAAGCTTCCACTGTGGCCGCGTGGCAAGCCACCGGCTTTATCCACGGGGTGATGAACACCGACAACACCACCTTGTCCGGACAGACCATCGACTTTGGCCCGTGTGCGTTCATGGAAAGCTATAGCCCGGATACCTGCTTTTCCAGCATCGATACTCATAGTCGCTACCGCTTTGGCAACCAGCCGGATATCCTCGCCTGGAACCTAGTTCGTGCCGCAGAATCCATGCTGCCGCTTTTCGATGACAACCCCAACTCAGCCATCGAATTCGCCCAGGACTGCATCAATGACTACCCGCACACCTTCGATGCCGCTTACCGCAAGATGCTGAAAGAGCGCCTCGGCATCGACGAGAAACTCGCCCCGGCTTACCGCCACGCGATGGAAACCCACGCACCCGATATCACCCACGCCCATCTCGCACTAAGAGATGCTGCACAAGGAGATCGCAGTGCTATCGATAAGCTCATGCCCAATGAGCCCTTCGTTGAGCAGTTCCTGGATTCCAATCCAGAAGTCCCGCACGTGCCACGCGTTATCCCGCGCCCCCGGAACGTCGAAGCCGCACTGCTGGACTTAGAGGAATACGAGCGTTTCCTCCACGCAGTTACCCACCCTTATGATGCGTGCCCTGAGTATGAGGAGCCCGGCAACCTCGATGATTATCTCACCTACTGCGGTACCTAA
- a CDS encoding PhzF family phenazine biosynthesis protein: protein MSHPFFEVDVFATTAFSGNPLAVIANADDLSTEQMQSIAAWTNFSETTFLLKPTNPQADYRVRIFTPQEEFDFAGHPTLGTARVFKELHGTEGTVVQECNVGLVTVREEGGVFSFATPALRKSGPLSAAELQDSCSFLGVDKDAVVDAAWVDNGPGWRLVQLADAASVRNLQPTGTPALKVGVVGMEGDSYEVRAFTPRFEDPVTGSFNGGAAEFMRAKGAVPASYIAYQGSQVGRNGEVHIHDDGEDIWVGGHVNILVEGSLNL, encoded by the coding sequence ATGTCCCATCCCTTTTTCGAAGTAGATGTCTTTGCCACCACTGCATTTTCCGGCAATCCGCTCGCTGTCATCGCCAATGCGGATGATTTAAGCACTGAGCAAATGCAGTCTATTGCGGCGTGGACTAATTTCTCTGAAACCACGTTCCTGCTGAAACCAACGAACCCGCAAGCGGATTACCGGGTGCGTATTTTTACCCCGCAGGAAGAATTCGACTTCGCCGGGCACCCCACCTTGGGCACCGCCCGGGTCTTTAAGGAACTCCACGGCACCGAAGGCACTGTGGTCCAGGAGTGCAACGTCGGACTGGTCACCGTGCGCGAGGAAGGCGGGGTGTTCTCCTTTGCCACTCCTGCCCTGCGCAAGTCCGGCCCGCTATCTGCTGCTGAGCTGCAGGACTCTTGTTCTTTCTTAGGCGTCGATAAAGATGCCGTCGTCGATGCCGCTTGGGTGGACAACGGTCCTGGCTGGCGCTTGGTGCAGCTTGCCGATGCCGCCAGCGTCCGCAATCTGCAGCCCACCGGCACTCCCGCGCTCAAGGTTGGTGTTGTGGGCATGGAGGGCGATAGCTACGAAGTCCGTGCTTTTACTCCCCGCTTCGAAGACCCCGTCACCGGTTCCTTTAATGGCGGTGCCGCGGAATTCATGCGCGCTAAAGGTGCTGTGCCAGCTTCCTATATCGCCTACCAAGGTTCCCAAGTCGGGCGTAATGGCGAAGTCCACATCCACGACGACGGCGAGGACATCTGGGTTGGTGGCCACGTCAACATCCTGGTGGAAGGCAGCCTCAACCTATGA
- a CDS encoding alpha/beta hydrolase, whose amino-acid sequence MNSAEATWTPDILGPDFQAQSLNLGPDPDGESDVLATLVRYQPDDAAPADNSRPAVLWVHGMTDYFFHRHVAEHFYNNGYDFYAIDLRKCGRSRQGDQTWHYVSDVEFYFDDLDAATAAIPNDQIVPIAHSTGGLIVPLWLDYLRRTNAPANKRVPTAILNSPWLDMMSIPEPVMKAANPILKWAGKILPGIRFPGGNLTAFGESIHSTEHGEWDYDLKLKPMGGHPKYLGWLRAILIGFDTVHTGKINVGRPLLTLCSAHSHLGKPYSPESDTADTVIDVHQTQRQAPKLGDDITICPILGGRHDLFLSLKPARDEAFRLADQWLEDHAPAR is encoded by the coding sequence ATGAATTCTGCTGAAGCAACGTGGACCCCCGATATATTAGGCCCCGATTTCCAAGCCCAATCCTTAAATTTAGGCCCCGACCCTGACGGCGAAAGCGACGTATTGGCAACGCTGGTGCGCTACCAGCCTGACGATGCCGCCCCGGCCGATAACTCCCGCCCCGCCGTGCTGTGGGTGCATGGCATGACTGACTATTTCTTCCACCGCCATGTGGCTGAGCACTTCTACAACAACGGCTACGACTTCTATGCCATTGACTTGCGCAAGTGCGGCCGTTCCCGCCAAGGCGATCAGACCTGGCACTACGTCTCCGACGTCGAGTTCTACTTCGACGACCTCGATGCCGCCACCGCCGCTATCCCCAACGATCAAATCGTCCCGATCGCACACTCCACCGGCGGCCTTATTGTCCCGCTGTGGCTGGACTACCTGCGCCGTACCAACGCCCCTGCCAACAAGCGCGTACCGACTGCCATCCTCAACAGCCCCTGGCTGGACATGATGTCGATTCCCGAACCAGTCATGAAGGCTGCCAACCCCATCCTAAAGTGGGCCGGCAAAATCCTGCCTGGCATCCGCTTCCCCGGCGGCAACCTCACCGCCTTTGGCGAGTCCATCCACTCCACTGAGCACGGCGAGTGGGACTACGACCTCAAGCTCAAGCCCATGGGCGGCCACCCGAAGTACTTAGGCTGGCTGCGCGCTATCCTCATCGGCTTTGACACCGTCCACACTGGCAAAATCAACGTCGGCCGACCACTGCTCACCCTCTGCTCAGCGCACTCCCACCTGGGCAAGCCCTACTCCCCGGAATCAGATACCGCCGATACCGTCATCGACGTACACCAAACCCAACGCCAAGCACCCAAGCTTGGCGACGACATCACCATCTGCCCCATCCTCGGCGGCCGCCACGACCTCTTCCTCTCCCTCAAACCCGCCCGCGACGAAGCCTTCCGCCTCGCTGATCAATGGCTCGAAGACCACGCGCCAGCGCGCTAA
- the mtr gene encoding mycothione reductase, whose product MSDNTPQVDEHYDLIIIGTGSGNSIPSPDFDDKKIAIVEKGRFGGTCLNVGCIPTKMYVYAADVALAAREAGRLGLDAQVNSVDWDSIVERVFHNRIDQIADGGEAYRRGDETPNITVYDQHARFIAPKTLQIGDSVISGEEIVIATGSRPQVPEVFSNSGVRFYTNEDVMRMDTQPKKLIVVGGGFIAMEFAHVFDGLGTEVTIVHRREQLLRFLDKDVSDRFTELAKKRFPFVQGSTESVEQTESGGVRLHLDSGETVEADAVLVATGRIPNGDQMDLDKAGVEMREDGRVKVDEYGHTTAEGVWALGDVSSPYMLKHVANAETRAVQHNLLHPEDLRSMPLDNVPSAIFTHPQIATIGLSEQQALDAGFDITVKIQNYGDVAYGWAMEDTTGFAKLVADKKTGKLLGAHIIGPDAATVIHPLITAMSYSLDMRDFAQQQYWIHPALPELIENAVLGLEWD is encoded by the coding sequence ATGTCAGATAACACCCCTCAGGTCGACGAGCACTACGACCTCATCATCATTGGCACCGGTTCCGGCAACTCCATTCCCTCCCCGGACTTTGACGACAAAAAGATCGCCATCGTGGAAAAGGGCCGCTTCGGTGGCACCTGCCTGAATGTCGGCTGCATTCCGACCAAGATGTACGTCTACGCCGCCGACGTTGCCCTGGCTGCTCGCGAGGCCGGTCGCCTAGGGCTGGACGCACAAGTCAACAGCGTCGACTGGGACTCGATTGTCGAGCGCGTCTTCCACAACCGCATCGACCAGATCGCCGACGGTGGCGAGGCCTACCGCCGCGGCGACGAAACCCCAAACATTACTGTCTACGACCAGCACGCCCGCTTTATCGCACCGAAGACGCTGCAGATCGGCGACAGTGTTATCTCCGGCGAAGAAATCGTCATTGCCACCGGCTCCCGCCCACAGGTCCCGGAAGTCTTCAGCAACTCCGGCGTGCGCTTCTACACCAACGAAGACGTCATGCGCATGGATACCCAGCCGAAGAAGCTCATCGTCGTCGGCGGTGGCTTTATCGCCATGGAGTTCGCCCACGTCTTTGATGGCTTGGGAACTGAGGTCACCATCGTTCACCGCCGCGAGCAGCTCCTGCGCTTCCTTGACAAGGACGTTTCCGACCGCTTTACCGAACTAGCCAAAAAGCGCTTCCCCTTCGTCCAAGGTTCCACCGAGTCGGTGGAACAGACTGAAAGCGGAGGCGTCCGCCTCCACCTCGATAGCGGCGAAACCGTCGAAGCCGACGCCGTCCTCGTTGCCACCGGCCGCATCCCCAACGGCGACCAGATGGACCTCGACAAAGCTGGCGTGGAGATGCGCGAGGACGGCCGCGTGAAAGTCGACGAGTACGGCCACACCACCGCGGAAGGCGTCTGGGCACTCGGCGATGTCAGCTCGCCTTACATGCTCAAGCACGTTGCCAACGCCGAAACCCGTGCCGTACAGCACAACCTGCTGCACCCAGAGGACCTGCGCAGCATGCCGCTTGACAATGTCCCTTCGGCGATCTTTACCCACCCACAAATCGCCACTATTGGATTGTCTGAACAACAAGCCCTCGACGCCGGTTTTGACATCACAGTAAAAATTCAGAATTACGGCGATGTCGCCTACGGCTGGGCGATGGAAGACACCACTGGCTTCGCCAAACTCGTCGCCGATAAGAAAACCGGCAAGCTTCTAGGTGCCCACATCATCGGCCCCGACGCCGCCACGGTCATCCATCCGCTGATTACAGCGATGTCTTATTCCCTGGACATGAGGGATTTTGCTCAACAACAATATTGGATCCATCCGGCGCTGCCAGAGTTGATCGAAAACGCCGTTTTGGGCCTGGAATGGGATTAA
- the mqo gene encoding malate dehydrogenase (quinone): MFSAKKTAQVVDEVDVALIGAGIMSATLGAMLRELEPSWTQMIFERLDGPAMESSSPWNNAGTGHSALCELNYTPERNGRIDITKALGVNEKFQKSRQFWSHQLNNGILTDPKEFINPVPHVSFAQGEIQVDYLQRRFDALKDNHLFPEMEISTDDDVFAEKLPLMAEGRDFKRNKVAISWTERGTDVNFGALTKQFLTAAKASGTEIRYGHEVIDLKRVGDGWKVYTKNLHTGDITVVKAKFVFVGAGGYALDLLRKAGVREVAGYAGFPVSGLWLRAKNQDLIDQHHAKVYGKASVGAPPMSVPHLDTRVIDGERGLLFGPYGGWSPKFLKKGSYLDLFKSIRPHNVPSYLGVAVQEFGLTKYLVDEVRKSFSDRVEALRDYVPSANEDDWETVIAGQRVQVIKPAGPPQFGTLEFGTTLVNNQDGTIAGLLGASPGASITPAVMLELLERCFGEHMIQWSEKIQELVPSYGIKLAKDQKLYDEMWEYTQKTLKLDEPRQF; the protein is encoded by the coding sequence GTGTTCTCCGCGAAGAAAACAGCACAGGTTGTAGATGAGGTCGATGTAGCACTTATCGGTGCCGGCATCATGAGCGCCACCCTGGGCGCTATGCTGCGTGAACTCGAGCCTAGCTGGACCCAGATGATCTTCGAGCGTCTCGATGGCCCGGCCATGGAATCCTCCTCTCCCTGGAACAATGCAGGTACCGGCCACTCCGCACTGTGCGAGTTGAACTACACCCCGGAGAGGAACGGCCGAATTGATATCACCAAGGCTCTGGGCGTTAACGAGAAGTTCCAGAAGTCCCGCCAGTTCTGGTCCCACCAGCTCAACAACGGCATCCTGACCGATCCGAAGGAATTCATTAACCCGGTTCCGCACGTCTCCTTCGCTCAGGGTGAAATCCAGGTGGACTACCTGCAGCGTCGCTTCGACGCGCTGAAGGACAACCACCTGTTTCCGGAGATGGAAATCTCCACCGACGATGACGTCTTCGCTGAGAAGCTGCCGCTGATGGCAGAAGGCCGCGACTTCAAGCGCAACAAGGTTGCTATCTCCTGGACCGAGCGCGGTACCGACGTCAACTTCGGCGCCCTGACCAAGCAGTTCCTCACCGCTGCCAAGGCTTCCGGTACCGAGATCCGCTACGGCCACGAGGTCATCGACCTCAAGCGCGTGGGCGATGGTTGGAAGGTCTACACCAAGAACCTGCACACCGGCGACATCACCGTTGTTAAGGCTAAGTTCGTCTTCGTCGGTGCTGGCGGCTACGCCCTGGACCTGCTGCGCAAGGCGGGCGTCCGCGAGGTCGCAGGTTACGCTGGCTTCCCGGTTTCTGGTCTGTGGCTGCGCGCCAAGAACCAGGATCTCATCGACCAGCACCACGCCAAGGTCTACGGCAAGGCTTCCGTGGGTGCACCGCCAATGTCCGTGCCGCACCTGGATACCCGCGTTATCGACGGCGAGCGCGGCCTGCTGTTCGGCCCGTACGGTGGCTGGAGCCCGAAGTTCCTGAAGAAGGGTTCCTACCTGGACCTGTTCAAGTCCATCCGCCCGCACAACGTTCCGTCCTACCTGGGCGTTGCCGTACAGGAGTTCGGCCTGACCAAGTACCTGGTCGACGAGGTCCGCAAGTCCTTCTCCGACCGCGTCGAGGCTCTGCGCGACTACGTGCCTTCCGCTAACGAGGATGACTGGGAGACCGTCATCGCTGGTCAGCGCGTACAGGTCATCAAGCCTGCTGGCCCGCCGCAGTTCGGCACCCTCGAGTTCGGCACCACCCTGGTCAACAACCAGGACGGCACCATCGCCGGCCTGCTGGGCGCATCCCCGGGTGCTTCGATCACCCCGGCGGTCATGCTGGAGCTGCTGGAGCGTTGCTTCGGCGAGCACATGATCCAGTGGAGCGAGAAGATCCAGGAATTGGTTCCGTCCTACGGCATCAAGCTGGCCAAGGACCAGAAGCTCTACGACGAGATGTGGGAGTACACCCAGAAGACCCTCAAGCTCGACGAGCCGCGGCAGTTCTAA